The Leucoraja erinacea ecotype New England chromosome 22, Leri_hhj_1, whole genome shotgun sequence genome includes a region encoding these proteins:
- the LOC129707864 gene encoding arylsulfatase A-like, whose protein sequence is MASFRSLLLALGLSLPVTSSPGVVLVLADDLGYGDLGCFGHPSSRTPNLDRLAASGRRFSDFYSASSGCSPSRAALLTGRYPTRSGIFPGVFFPGSRGGLPLNETTIAELLKQRGYVTAMVGKWHLGYGLNGKYLPIHQGFDEFLGVPYSHDQGPCQNLTCFPPDIKCYGKCDQGVVLLPLVKNDKVIQQPISFTKLTPAYNRFARDFILRATKQRKPFFLYYASHHTHYPQFASADFTRQSKRGPLGDALMEFDGSVGHIMKTLHDAGVENNTLIFITSDNGPELMRRSRGGNAGLLKCGKATTYEGGMREPAIAYWPGQITPGVTHEVASTLDILPTIASLTGAKLPQVKIDGYDMSDILFNNGKSKRDTMFYYPLAPSKKLGVFAVRYRQYKANYFTQGSSRSDSTPDRACHWDSLLTHHDPPLLFDLEADPSENYPLHSSDIPNYNWIIDQIHKEKMMFEMGMEFGESQMEKGLDPNLEPCIKPGCSPRPACCAMN, encoded by the exons ATGGCGTCGTTCCGCTCGCTGCTGCTGGCTCTGGGCCTCAGCCTGCCCGTCACCAGCAGCCCCGGAGTGGTGCTCGTCCTGGCCGATGACCTTGGATACGGAGATCTGGGTTGCTTCGGCCATCCAAGCTCCCGAACTCCCAATCTAGACCGGCTAGCAGCTTCGGGCAGGAGGTTCAGCGACTTTTACAGCGCGTCCAGTGGCTGCAGCCCATCccg CGCAGCCTTGCTCACGGGCCGTTACCCAACACGGTCTGGAATTTTCCCAGGAGTTTTCTTTCCAGGGTCAAGGGGGGGACTTCCTCTGAATGAAACTACGATTGCGGAATTGTTGAAGCAGCGGGGATATGTCACCGCAATGGTGGGGAAGTGGCATTTGGGCTACGGACTAAATGGGAAATACCTACCCATCCACCAGGGTTTCGATGAATTCTTGGGCGTTCCATACTCCCATGACCAGGGTCCCTGCCAGAACCTGACATGTTTCCCACCGGATATCAAGTGTTATGGAAAGTGTGACCAAGGTGTGGTCCTCTTGCCCTTGGTCAAGAATGACAAGGTGATCCAGCAGCCAATCAGCTTTACCAAGCTCACTCCAGCGTACAATCGATTTGCAAGAGACTTCATTCTAAGAGCAACAAAACAGAGGAAACCATTCTTCCTTTATTATGCATCACAT CACACTCATTACCCACAGTTCGCAAGCGCAGACTTTACAAGACAATCTAAGAGGGGTCCTCTGGGGGATGCACTGATGGAATTTGATGGTTCGGTGGGGCATATAATGAAGACTTTACATGATGCCGGAGTGGAGAATAACACATTAATCTTCATCACCAGTGATAATGG CCCTGAGCTGATGCGAAGATCACGTGGTGGAAACGCAGGGCTGCTAAAGTGTGGCAAAGCCACCACATATGAAGGAGGAATGAGGGAACCGGCAATTGCCTACTGGCCTGGCCAGATTACTCCAG GTGTGACCCACGAGGTGGCCAGTACCCTTGACATCCTGCCAACAATTGCCAGCCTCACAGGCGCAAAGCTTCCACAAGTCAAAATAGATGGATACGACATGAGTGATATCCTCTTCAATAATGGGAAG AGCAAACGGGACACCATGTTTTACTATCCACTTGCCCCCAGCAAGAAGCTGGGAGTTTTTGCTGTACGCTATAGGCAGTACAAGGCCAATTATTTCACTCAAG GTTCCTCCCGCAGTGACAGCACTCCGGACCGTGCCTGTCACTGGGACTCTTTACTCACCCATCATGACCCTCCACTGCTTTTTGACTTGGAAGCTGATCCGTCTGAGAACTATCCACTACACAGCTCTGACATTCCCAATTATAACTGGATCATCGATCAGATACATAAAGAAAAGATGATGTTTGAAATGGGAATGGAGTTTGGGGAAAGCCAAAtggagaagggacttgacccaaatcTTGAACCTTGCATTAAACCCGGCTGCAGCCCCAGGCCTGCCTGTTGTGCAATGAATTAG